In Arachis stenosperma cultivar V10309 chromosome 1, arast.V10309.gnm1.PFL2, whole genome shotgun sequence, one DNA window encodes the following:
- the LOC130942697 gene encoding probable LRR receptor-like serine/threonine-protein kinase At4g37250: MSNHRHKTLPLSLTSRWLKNVIAFLLLVTVKQCYALTRDGVLLLSFKYAVLNDPLSVLATWNYSDATPCSWNGVTCSSVSGNGFQNRVTALSLPNSQLVGSISSDLGSIEHLQILDLSNNSLNGSIPASLFQASELRSLNLSNNLINGVLPGSVVQLRNLRFLNVSDNYLAGKIPDNLSNMQNLTVCSLKSNYFTGFLPSGLSTVQFLDISSNLLNGTLPLGFGGDQVHYLNISYNRFTGSIPVQFAEKIPRNATVDLSFNNLTGEIPDSPVLLSQKTTSFSGNPDLCGEPTKNPCPIPSSPSSEPRASSPTSPPAIAAIPKTFGDSHPLAPAGDGSGSNNEKQSGGLRRGTIIGIAVGDVVGIGILAMIFIYVYRLKRKREVESAIKDEASFARSETSSSSESRGFTRWSCLRKRVEEEKESDSTCSSDSDVEVARDGYNYNQHQNGRQENSKQREGSGQQNKTGTLVTVDGDKELEVETLLKASAYILGATGSSIMYKAVLEDGTSLAVRRIGENGVERFKDFENQVRVIAKLVHPNLVRIRGFYWGHEEKLIIYDFVPNGSLANVRYRKVGSSPSHLPWELRLKIAKGVARGLAYLHEKKHVHANLKPSNILLGSDMEPKIGDFGLERIVTGDTSYKAGGSARIFGSKRSTASRDSFQDITLGPSPSPSPSSISGVSPYHAPESLRNLKPHPKWDVYSFGVIFLELLSGKIVVLDDIGQGTGLLAEDKNRALRMADAAIRPEMEGKEEALLASFKLGYSCVSSVPQKRPPMKEVLQVLEKIPSSSTSSSSSSFFYSH; the protein is encoded by the exons ATGAGCAACCATCGCcacaaaactcttcctctttctctcaCTTCACGGTGGTTGAAAAACGTCATTGCATTCCTTCTCCTCGTTACCGTTAAACAATGTTATGCCCTCACTAGAGACGGCGTCCTCTTACTCTCTTTCAAGTACGCCGTTCTAAACGACCCTCTCTCCGTTCTTGCCACCTGGAACTACAGCGACGCCACTCCATGTTCTTGGAACGGCGTTACGTGCTCCAGCGTTTCCGGTAACGGTTTCCAGAACAGAGTAACGGCTTTGTCACTTCCCAATTCTCAGCTTGTGGGTTCAATCTCTTCCGATCTAGGCTCCATAGAGCATCTTCAAATTCTTGACCTCTCCAACAACTCACTCAATGGCTCCATCCCCGCTTCGCTATTCCAAGCGTCCGAGCTTCGGTCGCTGAACCTCTCTAATAACCTCATTAACGGTGTGCTTCCAGGTTCGGTGGTGCAGCTTCGGAATCTCCGGTTTCTCAACGTATCAGACAATTACTTGGCGGGAAAAATCCCTGATAATTTGTCAAACATGCAGAACCTAACCGTGTGTTCTTTGAAGAGCAATTACTTCACTGGCTTTCTCCCCAGCGGGTTAAGTACCGTGCAGTTTCTGGATATTTCGAGTAACCTGCTGAACGGGACTCTGCCACTGGGATTTGGTGGTGACCAAGTTCATTACTTGAACATCTCATACAACAGGTTTACTGGAAGTATACCGGTTCAGTTTGCTGAGAAAATCCCGCGAAACGCAACTGTTGACTTGTCGTTTAACAATCTCACTGGCGAGATTCCGGACTCACCTGTTCTTTTGAGTCagaaaacgacgtcgttttcaGGGAACCCTGATCTGTGTGGGGAACCTACGAAAAATCCGTGTCCAATTCCTTCTTCGCCATCGTCGGAGCCGAGAGCTTCCTCTCCTACTTCTCCGCCGGCGATAGCTGCGATTCCGAAGACGTTCGGTGATTCTCATCCGCTGGCGCCAGCTGGCGACGGTTCAGGTTCAAATAACGAGAAACAGAGCGGTGGTCTAAGGAGAGGAACGATTATAGGAATCGCGGTGGGTGACGTCGTCGGCATTGGCATCTTAGCTATGATTTTCATCTACGTTTATCggttgaagaggaagagagaagtGGAGAGTGCGATCAAGGACGAAGCTTCTTTTGCGAGGAGCGAAACGTCGTCGTCATCGGAGTCGAGAGGGTTCACAAGGTGGTCCTGCTTACGGAAGAGAGTAGAGGAGGAAAAAGAATCAGATAGCACGTGCTCTTCAGACAGCGACGTGGAAGTAGCACGTGACGGATACAACTACAACCAACACCAGAATGGTCGTCAGGAGAATTCGAAGCAGCGCGAAGGGTCAGGGCAGCAGAACAAGACGGGGACTTTGGTGACTGTTGATGGCGATAAGGAGCTTGAAGTTGAGACGCTTCTCAAGGCTTCAGCGTACATATTGGGCGCCACTGGTTCAAGCATAATGTACAAGGCGGTGCTTGAAGATGGAACTTCCTTGGCGGTTCGTAGAATCGGTGAGAATGGCGTTGAGAGGTTCAAGGACTTTGAGAACCAGGTTCGGGTCATAGCTAAATTGGTTCACCCAAATTTGGTTCGTATTCGTGGGTTCTATTGGGGACACGAGGAGAAGCTCATCATTTATGACTTCGTTCCAAATGGTAGCCTCGCTAATGTTCGTTACA GGAAAGTGGGCTCCTCTCCAAGCCATTTACCATGGGAACTTCGGCTCAAGATAGCGAAAGGGGTAGCACGTGGGCTAGCTTACCTCCACGAGAAGAAGCACGTGCATGCGAATCTGAAGCCCAGCAATATTCTATTGGGCAGCGACATGGAGCCCAAGATTGGAGACTTTGGGCTCGAGAGGATTGTGACGGGTGATACTAGCTACAAAGCTGGAGGATCGGCACGTATTTTTGGGAGCAAGAGATCCACGGCATCACGTGACAGCTTTCAAGACATAACACTTGGGCCTAGCCCAAGTCCAAGCCCAAGTTCGATTAGTGGGGTATCTCCTTACCATGCTCCTGAGTCGCTCAGGAACCTTAAGCCTCATCCAAAGTGGGACGTGTACTCTTTTGGGGTCATTTTTCTTGAACTCTTATCAGGGAAGATTGTTGTCTTGGATGATATTGGCCAAGGGACTGGGCTTTTAGCTGAGGACAAGAATCGGGCTTTGCGGATGGCTGATGCTGCTATAAGACCTGAGATGGAGGGTAAGGAAGAGGCCTTGTTGGCTAGCTTCAAGTTAGGTTACAGTTGCGTGTCTAGTGTTCCGCAAAAAAGGCCACCGATGAAAGAGGTGTTACAAGTTCTTGAAAAGATACCATCGTCatcaacttcttcttcttcttcctcattttttTACAGCCACTAA